The Poecilia reticulata strain Guanapo linkage group LG1, Guppy_female_1.0+MT, whole genome shotgun sequence DNA window GCAAACACTTAGTGTTGTGTTCATATGTCTGTACCTGACAGGCGTCTTTCCCTCCACTACGATAACCGGCACAAAGCATTCTGGGAGTGACTAGGTAGCCGTAAGAGCGAACACAGGCTTCCTCGCTGACCAGGCGAACGTCTACTTTCTGCAGAACATTGTTGGTTCCACCTGcagggggtcagaggtcagacatCAGGATCACTCTATCAGTTCCTTTTTTTCACAAGAAGCGTGACAGACATTGGGTTAAAGTCATTGCTAGCTCCCACCTGCAGGCTGcaatatttcttatttctacTTCCCGTCTTCCTCAGCCTCACTGGAAGTCAAGTCAAAGTCTGTGATCGATGTGGCGAGTAACAAAAACTCATATTTGCTTTAGAGgaaatatcataaaaattccTTGTATTTCCAAAATAGTGCCAcaaaatttttgattttcacttttttgcagTCAAAATCACTAATTTTGTGACGCTAATTTAGaaagatgttcaacattatTTAATCTTAAGTTCTTATTGAATGCAGAGACGgctatttattcatattttatgaatACATTCTGCCACTAACGGCCCTGTGAGAACAGTCACGATCTTGATATCAAGCAAAATAGAAAATTGTTACCCTGCCATGCAGCATCTCAGTGAAATCAAGGATCTGGGCATTATGTCAGAATTGGTCTCTTCGTTTCTTAATTCAATTTAGCAGTACGTTTTACGTCATTGTCGTGTCACCCCGTCCAATTTTACTTCAGCTTTAATCTTTTCCCAGATTATCTCACATTTTCCTCAAGCGTGCTCTGATACACGTTGAATTCAATGACGTGATCTTTCCAGACACTGTAGTATTTTGGTTTTGCTTCTATTCGTGGGTTGCTCTGCTCTCTTCCCGAGACCTCCGACCTGTTGGCCAGCTCACCTCCCTCCCGCTGCGCTCCCCAGCCGGTGACCCAGCAGAGCAGGCCCGGCTCCAGCTGGTGGGTGGGCGGCGGCAGACAGGCGGGCCGAGCGTGTCCGCTCAGCAGTGCGTACGCGGGCCGGTCCAGCTTCAGCAGGGCCAGGTCGTAGTCGTGGGACTCGCTGTCATAGTATTGGTGGAGGTGGATCTGCTGAACCCGAGCCACCTCCTCTATGGAGCTGCTGCGGTTGAGCAGCAGTTTACCCAGATACACTGTCCACACYGAGGGGGAGTACACACTGCAGCGGGAATATCGGAGAGAGGGTAAAGGCCTGTCATGGTGATAAATGTTCCAGCACCATAAATCGTCACAGAAGTTATGGCGATAAAACATAATGTTActgttttgagactattttcagaTAATACATCGCATAGTAATGCAAgagcacattctcaaagataGTTAAATTTAACTTCTAATGatcatttaacactggaaccgGAAGACGTTTTatatatccaaaataaataaacagaaataacaaataaaatgaaatattaagtctctgtaaacaaaattgtccttcaaaaaagggctagttgagaccaaagcattAGACAGAAGacttttttcatccagtttttggtagaaagagaaactggaaaaataatgcaaaggtGGTGGAGGAGGCTGATCTTTACACAGATTATCTGACTCATAttttactgtcacaacatgatgacagtttgaacacaaatggaaaaaatatattttgtaaaagttactggcacagattttatatatatatatatacatatatatacatgtaaTACATTCTGCCACATATCTatatatgtacacacacacacacacacacatatatatatatatatatatatatatgtagaaGCACTTCCTTTCACAGATTATATGATCATATTATGTCTTATACTCTCATGGCATAATGATAATTTTGACAAGtaagtagaaaatattttttatatataaaacttgcatactgcagctttaatacattttttattttataaatgtatctATTAATTTATTAGGCTTTGCATTTATTCCTTGTTAGAACATGACTATATTGGTTTCTGTGACCTGAACATCATTGCCTAGGAAGGGTCCAGTGGATTGAGCAAGATTTTCAGCTAGGGGCCACATACTCCACTGAACCTCCTTAGGGGTGCCACTTTGTTCAACCCAGATTTTTGATCCATATACATCAAACAAACTTAAACAGTACAACTCAAAAAGCTTTTAATCCTTCCCAAGAAaattttcaaaagtgttaatCCTCCTGCAAAACATTACCGTAATTCTTTTGGGCTGCATCCCAGTTAAGCTGTTTTTGAGAGACGGGTGCAGATGAGACCAGAAATGCACTCACTCACTTTGCTCCCTCACTCACTCTGAGACGGTTTTAACTCCTACATCCTTATCCATTACTTGAGCCAAACACAGAgggagtttaaaataaaacaaagagacGATCCTGATTTAAGCAACAGGGAAATGAAAGAGCATCCTTCAAAGCGTAGGCAGGgagaaaaaacatgacatttgcaTCAACAAAGCTCTTCGGGTTGTCTGTTTGCTGTTGGCACTCACCTGTCGTCGTAGAAGCAGTGTGCAGCCGACGCCACCCATTGACTGGAGATCAGCGCTCCTCCGCAAATGTGGGTCCCTCGTACCTGCAGACTGGTCTGCCAGGGCCACTCCCCCTCTAAGGCGTCGCTGCCCCCGACGATGCGGGTGGAGAACTGTCTCAGACCACATTCTGGACATGGGCAGACATTGAAAAAACACCTTGAAATGTATTCCTGCCCTCTAAACCTTTCACATTTTGCCTCGTCGCAGCTACAAACTTCTTTTAAGAacttaatgtaacaaaatgtagaAGATAACTAATTTTCATTCACTCCACAATTGTGTACTTTATGTTCTATCAGCACGTCTTAATAAAACAGATTGGTGTTTGGTTCTaacttgaaaaaatgtaaacaggtTTGAGAGACATTAATGCTTCTGCACCGTTGCACACCCATAAATCCTCAGATAACTCAACAGAAACATCTCAGCGacctaatttaaaatgtgatggatttatttattaaaccgCAAGGTAAGGCCAAGGGTTGCATTGTTCTAATACATGGGGGCTTTTAAGCTCTGACTGCATTTCCTTCATGGCTGCTTTTAAGCATTTACGTTGAAGGAGCTAgccttatttggaaatgtttactCAAACAAGCTATAAAGTTTTCATGAGCAGAAGGTGGCAACTAAAACGGTTGGGAGTTACTCCGTCGCTATGAACTCCGTAACATTTAGAGTTCAGCCGTATATTTTCCTAGTGGAAGGTTTTAAAGCTCTTCCACTGGCTTTATATAGCTTAGAGAATAGACttaaaaatacttctgttagtttataaatcactgaacggcctACCACCAGCATACATTAAAGACCTGTTGTGATGTTTTCAacccttccagacctctcaggtcttgtGCTGCTGGTCTGCTccgcatccccagaaccagaatcaaacatagagaaacagcattcagtttttatgaaccacaaatctgaaacaaacttccagtttttggaagcttggaaactgcagctccaaggaggggCTTTGTTCtgaaaggcggagctaggtccacccaggcgttttgcacagctgaatggttgccaagggagattaaaggatttctctaacatgcatgaaagaatcaaatcaacactccaggtatgtttttgacaaAAGAATAAcaatataacatgatgtaaagctcaaacaacttttttttttacataatactacccctttaaaaggaaaacaatgaatAATATTTAGTGTAAAGTTATAAGAGTATGATTGATTGGTCTACATGCAAAATAAAGTGCTACCCTCATAACATCCACAGAATAATTATGATAAAACCTAGATCAGCTTATGGAATGTTGTCTGATCTCACCGCATCGATTCTCATCCGAGGCGTCGGGACAGTCGGTGACAGAGTCGCACTCTGGGTTCGGCTTCTTCAGGCACGTGCCGTCAGCGCAGACGTAGGTCATATCTGTGCATTCCACTCCTGAACGCACAAACAGACACACTGAGAACCCAACGCTGTTCAAGAAAGCTAACGTGGAGAGATTTTGTAACTTAATGTTTCACATCTAATTATCACAAGCAGCTTGCTTTGAATTACTGCAAAGATTAAAGGAAAGGGATATTTTCTTCATGCTGTGACACCttctaatgtgtgtgtgtgagtcttgGAGGTCAGAGTTACCAGCAGTGCAGTTCATCTCGTCGGAGGCTTCAGGGCAGTCTGGGTGTTGGTCACACACTTTATAATAGTCGACACACTGACTGTCCTCGGGGCACGTGTACTGTGccacacacactgaaacacacgATAAAGTATCGCTTTGCACATGTCTTAGAAAACATTgtaataaattttacttttgattaaaaattaaatacatagatttttttaaataaatacatttggtaCCGTATGCGGTGCCGTTTGCACAATTATTTGAGTTACGTAgcctgtaagaaaaaaaattgactctTTTTTCAATATATTCAAACCAatcatattcattcatttataaatgtgacCATTTCAAACTACAAATATTCAATTAATAAGGtaattatttagctttaaaaaatgtttagccaacagactaaatatttagattgaagtcaaatatttaattagcaagaaaaatatttagttaatgaTCTAGTTAAccatttagctccaaactaaatatttagttgccaagcttcagaaaataaagaaaataagtaCAAGTAACTTAATAGTTAGTTTGATACTAACTATTAAGTTAGCAAGATTAATATTTTGTTCACCATattaatatttagctccaaacaagttagcttcaaactaaaaatttggtttaaagctaagtatttagttaggaagacaaatatttaggactacagtgcagggcattctgggtaactaTAACCAAATCAAATGCGTGATGCTAACGCTAGAGGGAACAATGTAGCATTTCTCTTTTGCGAAAGAGAAATGCTCCAACCGCTAATATCTGACCctactctatttttgtttacattttgccaagcaggaagttgtgctcagtgtcatTTTTGGAGGCttgtgtgtcatttccttcagtggtttttggtgcagccCCACCAGAGGTGAGATGAACAGGGAGCGGGATTTTGAAAGAGTTTGGATCGTTTCACAcattgcagtgtgaaagtgaaccacaccagctgaaaatgaatcaaatgttgcaactttgatccccaatcgaaccgagtctagGTATGAAAACACCCATAATATTTAAAGTGGAGGTAAATATATAAAGTTGGCAAACCTTTTACTTgctatttaaacatttactttggCGACATTTATAAATCAATGAACTAGTTATCTTATGACAGACTAAGTAATAATACATTCAACAATTTGGTAAGCTTCAATACAAACAGCCGAAGGTTCTGAGATCTGTATTACAGAGTTTTTAAAGGCTCCCGCTGGCATCTCCTTGGGCCAGCTCCCAAGAATTGGCAACAAAACGGTCGCCTCTGTGTCGAGTATTTCAGTTATAGATttgacaatgttttcttttgttgaaaaGCCTCAATGATGTATGCAGTCAtgaatttaaaatctaaacttCGTACCACAGTTCCTCTCATCCAGTCCGTTGGAGCAGTCCTTGATTCCGTCACACAGGGGGACACAGAGTCCACTCACAGTACACAGGAACTGACCTGGACAAGCTGCACACACGGAAAACAACCGAAACTCACGTTGGAGAAAGGGTCTCTTCTCGGGAATCTTTCCTGCATCCACGACTTACGGTCGGAAAGGTTAAAGACACTGTAGTGAATCTGAAGGCCTGGCCCGGTCAGCGGCACCTCGGAGGTCATAATGACGGTGGTTGAGTTCGTGAGCAGGGAGAGGCGTTCACAGTGCGGCTGCAGACCTCTGGTACCGCACAGCCTGAGAATTCAACCAGCATCGATTCTTTTACAATGATAAAAAAGGGACAATGTAGAACTCAAAACATAAATGTTGCCATTTGATGCACTGAACCAGATTATAGTAAAAACTAATTTGCATCTGCAGTACCTTGACTTGTTATAAAAATGGacatacaataataaaataagatagAAAATACAACACTGAGTTGTTTTCTATTCacaatacacaaacacacatgtacAGACTTAACCACtggcatacacacacacacacacacacagagtcatGCTGTTAATGTTCACATACCTGAGTGGTTTTTAACAACCTAAGCTAGACAGtatgtaaaatgaaaatcatatatttttatccaaacagattgatttcatttttgccTGATCAAAACATATTCTGTAGATAAGGATGAGAATATGAAacctgcaggtaaaaaaaacaacataaaaaggtCACTAGATTGTATTAGGATGCTTTCGTGTGACAATAGTGCCACCTTGTGTTCAGACGACTGACAGTCCCCTCACTTGAGTCTTgtgaatgatttttaaaaaatatatctgaaaTTGTAGTTACAAAAACGTATTTTAGTTGGGAATGGGATTCAGTCAGGCTTTAAAGAAGTATATGTTATAGTAAATGTTTTGACACATGGACATAATTTAATGTGATTACAACTAAACTGAGACGCACAATGTGAAAGATCCAgttagcagattattttttgtaatgtctACTGGCCTTTTAGCTGCCACCTGCATGTCtaaatggaggaagaaaaacaaagaagtggGCCTTAACCATAAACCTGCCTTTAAACTTCAGCGGTGCAGCACCTGGACTTTACTGAAAAAGACCTTTTTATAAAggaacagaaatatttatgaagccagacgtttttttgtgtgtttttttccccccgacTGTCttaacattaaaatacacaactttttctattttaaatcacTTAGGATTCTGTAAAGTCTTCACATTAGAAGTAGATTTCTGTTTGTGGTTTAAACCTGTGGTTTAGTTGAACAgttgaaaggaaaaagaaggcCATCCAGACTGATTGTAACAGACCATACCTGCGGTTCTGGATGACCCACTGACCCTGGGTGCAGGCCTGGTTGTAGCTGGCTCTGCTCAGCTCATAGCCTTCAAACTCCAGAGCTAAACCCAGCGCTGCGCCCGGCATCTGAGcgaaaacaggaaatgtttgggGTTTATTTTGCCGGCTATARCTACGTGTTAAAAGAAACAGTGTAGAGGTACGGATGGAAGGGACTCTGACGATGAAAGTCCAGGTACAGTTGGTGTTCGGAGGGTAGAAGCTGGGGAAGAAAGGCGTCTGCAGAGTCCCCTGCACCCCCTGTACTTCCTTCAGCTGAATGGAGGAGATGCAGTCTGAGAATACCGAGCAGAAAAAATCTGGGTTATAAATCTGTTTGCCCTTGTGGTATGAAACTCAGGAATTCAGCTGCAYGTGGTTTGCTAATGAAACTGTGTACTTCTACAAACttactgtcatgttttttttaatgacattgcGTGAAGAAACTTACTCGTGATGTSattttaattgcttttcttattcAGTGGAAACACTATAATTccgaaattttgttttttcgaCAGCGGAATGTCGACAACGTTTGTCGcacgtttgtaat harbors:
- the tmprss6 gene encoding transmembrane protease serine 6 isoform X1; the protein is MALGCGSKESVSCHQEVTPATLSNEVGAATQNEELRIKTTRTCKCLLASLVVLFVFLIAVTATLAWYFLEYSVWTLEPRVQQQYTAYLTIVNRNFSADLASHNNPTFKTEAKYVQNTLKKIMKASXLSRYFNYTTVFAFGQGSVVAHFWIVLSVPSSHVGKVTVEEVTRSLEDGLRWYGSSQRGEMANVDGFLFHLPTLLVTETDSKVVEVLTSSFDCYRYQKVVSSSPMALRGPETHRPSCLWHLQTDPGFQLELHMEWLLPECRDRLVVYDSITPSDHHLITSVYGCSRHEDMVRVLSSREWMTVVWKKGLYNYKDPFSLSAQAWPQQDCISSIQLKEVQGVQGTLQTPFFPSFYPPNTNCTWTFIMPGAALGLALEFEGYELSRASYNQACTQGQWVIQNRRLCGTRGLQPHCERLSLLTNSTTVIMTSEVPLTGPGLQIHYSVFNLSDPCPGQFLCTVSGLCVPLCDGIKDCSNGLDERNCVCVAQYTCPEDSQCVDYYKVCDQHPDCPEASDEMNCTAGVECTDMTYVCADGTCLKKPNPECDSVTDCPDASDENRCECGLRQFSTRIVGGSDALEGEWPWQTSLQVRGTHICGGALISSQWVASAAHCFYDDSVYSPSVWTVYLGKLLLNRSSSIEEVARVQQIHLHQYYDSESHDYDLALLKLDRPAYALLSGHARPACLPPPTHQLEPGLLCWVTGWGAQREGGGTNNVLQKVDVRLVSEEACVRSYGYLVTPRMLCAGYRSGGKDACQGDSGGPLVCQEPSGRWFLAGVVSWGKGCGRPDYYGVYTRITRLTNWIKQVISSP
- the tmprss6 gene encoding transmembrane protease serine 6 isoform X2, whose amino-acid sequence is MALGCGSKESVSCHQEVTPATLSNEVGAATQNEELRIKTTRTCKCLLASLVVLFVFLIAVTATLAWYFLEYSVWTLEPRVQQQYTAYLTIVNRNFSADLASHNNPTFKTEAKYVQNTLKKIMKASXLSRYFNYTTVFAFGQGSVVAHFWIVLSVPSSHVGKVTVEEVTRSLEDGLRWYGSSQRGEMANVDGFLFHLPTLLVTDCYRYQKVVSSSPMALRGPETHRPSCLWHLQTDPGFQLELHMEWLLPECRDRLVVYDSITPSDHHLITSVYGCSRHEDMVRVLSSREWMTVVWKKGLYNYKDPFSLSAQAWPQQDCISSIQLKEVQGVQGTLQTPFFPSFYPPNTNCTWTFIMPGAALGLALEFEGYELSRASYNQACTQGQWVIQNRRLCGTRGLQPHCERLSLLTNSTTVIMTSEVPLTGPGLQIHYSVFNLSDPCPGQFLCTVSGLCVPLCDGIKDCSNGLDERNCVCVAQYTCPEDSQCVDYYKVCDQHPDCPEASDEMNCTAGVECTDMTYVCADGTCLKKPNPECDSVTDCPDASDENRCECGLRQFSTRIVGGSDALEGEWPWQTSLQVRGTHICGGALISSQWVASAAHCFYDDSVYSPSVWTVYLGKLLLNRSSSIEEVARVQQIHLHQYYDSESHDYDLALLKLDRPAYALLSGHARPACLPPPTHQLEPGLLCWVTGWGAQREGGGTNNVLQKVDVRLVSEEACVRSYGYLVTPRMLCAGYRSGGKDACQGDSGGPLVCQEPSGRWFLAGVVSWGKGCGRPDYYGVYTRITRLTNWIKQVISSP